Proteins found in one Muntiacus reevesi chromosome 2, mMunRee1.1, whole genome shotgun sequence genomic segment:
- the ZG16 gene encoding zymogen granule membrane protein 16, with translation MLTIAFLALLCASASATEIQPRDSSYSGEYGGGGGERFSQSGNQLDGPITAIRLRVSSYYIVGLQVRYGTVWSDYVGGTSGDLDEIFLYPGESIVQVSGKYKTYLRKLVFVTDKYRFLSFGKDKGTSFNAAPLYPNTVLRFFSGRAGSLIDAIGFHWDFYPSDYESC, from the exons ATGTTGACCATTGCTTTTCTCGCCCTTCTTTGTGCCTCAGCCTCTGCCACAGAGA TTCAGCCCAGGGACTCCTCCTACAGTGGAGAATacggaggtgggggaggagaacGATTCTCCCAGTCTGGAAACCAGCTGGATGGCCCCATCACCGCCATTCGCCTCCGAGTCAGCAGTTACTACATCGTAGG TCTCCAGGTGCGCTACGGCACGGTGTGGAGCGACTATGTGGGTGGCACCTCGGGAGACCTGGATGAGATCTTTCTCTACCCTGGGGAGTCCATCGTCCAGGTGTCGGGAAAGTACAAGACCTACCTGAGAAAGCTGGTCTTTGTGACCGACAAGTACCGTTTCCTGTCTTTCGGGAAAGACAAAGGCACGAGTTTCAACGCTGCCCCCCTGTACCCCAACACCGTGCTACGATTCTTCAGTGGCCGAGCTGGCTCCCTCATTGATGCCATCGGCTTCCACTGGGACTTCTACCCCTCTGATTACGAGAGCTGCTGA